In the Prochlorococcus sp. MIT 1307 genome, one interval contains:
- a CDS encoding SemiSWEET transporter, with protein MNFNFLNSTDLLGLCAGIFTTIAFLPQVIKTWQSKSAEDVSLTMFIFFILGVILWCAYGWQIHSIPVMIANVITFILSTIILTLKLIFANSLQDDK; from the coding sequence ATGAACTTCAATTTTTTGAATTCAACTGATTTGTTAGGTTTGTGCGCAGGCATCTTCACTACAATTGCTTTTTTGCCGCAGGTTATAAAAACTTGGCAATCAAAATCTGCTGAAGATGTTTCATTGACAATGTTCATATTTTTTATTTTAGGAGTTATACTTTGGTGTGCTTATGGTTGGCAAATTCATTCTATTCCTGTCATGATAGCCAATGTTATAACATTTATATTGTCAACAATTATTTTGACTCTTAAGTTGATTTTCGCGAATTCACTACAAGATGATAAGTAA
- a CDS encoding pentapeptide repeat-containing protein, protein MFALLASALLFFIPVFPGIAAMDYAKQVLIESDFSNRDLRGVTFNLTNLLKANLSGSDLEGASLFGAKLQEADLSNTNLRDATLDSAIFEGTDLTNAILEDAFAFNTRFSDVIITGADFTNVPMRDDVLNGLCLAAEGTNPVTGRNTRETLGCN, encoded by the coding sequence ATGTTTGCACTCCTTGCATCTGCTCTTCTTTTTTTCATTCCTGTCTTTCCAGGCATTGCTGCTATGGACTATGCAAAGCAAGTGCTAATCGAGTCGGATTTCTCTAATAGAGACCTTCGTGGAGTTACTTTTAATTTGACCAACCTTTTAAAAGCAAATCTATCGGGGAGTGATTTGGAGGGAGCCAGTTTGTTTGGTGCTAAGCTCCAAGAGGCAGATTTAAGTAATACGAACCTTCGTGATGCAACATTGGATTCTGCAATCTTTGAAGGTACTGATTTGACTAATGCTATTTTAGAGGATGCATTTGCTTTTAATACTCGCTTTTCAGATGTGATAATAACTGGAGCTGACTTTACCAATGTCCCGATGAGAGACGATGTTCTCAATGGACTTTGCTTAGCAGCTGAAGGGACAAACCCAGTAACAGGGCGAAATACTAGAGAAACACTTGGTTGTAATTGA